In Portunus trituberculatus isolate SZX2019 chromosome 44, ASM1759143v1, whole genome shotgun sequence, a single window of DNA contains:
- the LOC123518815 gene encoding regulator of nonsense transcripts 3A-like, producing MTVKTVDVGKRDSTKSYSENTSKKLSEVKHNIKAKKERSNGPPTKVVMRRLPPTMTEEEFMEAINPVPEYDYFTFCPADNSLGPNAFTRAYINFKNSSEIFNFRDKFDGYVFVDQKGNEFPAMVEFAPFQKVPKRIGSKKKDARCGTIDQDPDYLEFLETIANPETVTLQPLEAVLEEIQAHDRELKANNGYLKVKTPLLEYIEQRKAEKLRSKEEKREERRRKEFERKKAKEDEKRKKKEVKEQKEMKKKDEQKEDASGVKLQVLQPERGKDDSQGDVRPTRKERDRERYERERQRRMEEDQQRREREKEKVKFNRRDKEKEREERIRRQEEKFRLRDEERLRQKEEGKEDRNRHKDEGRDDRLRHRDEGREDRVRYRDEGRDDRIRHRDDGRDDRTRHREEGREDRTRHRDEGRHREVREDRTRHREEDWEEQSKYKEEGREENVRHRDEMREEGGQEGHRVHKPEGVKSKRYSEGRKKEEKDRRIKEDRGKRYEDGHKIKSTDDNGTSVEADDQQRGESNSKDGDAGVGISAEKTVTQKKREKDPRVERRIRNKDRPAMALYRPGQSRLSSRMRNEREEGVDTSSSSPSPVMLDTKKPAPPKKKGASTQKNETGGDHCSDSLSTADNQKDDNSVAQRDSGGEDNNKDE from the exons ATGACAGTGAAGACGGTTGATGTTGGTAAGCGAGACAGCACAAAATCATACAGTGAAAATACAAGCAAAAAGTTGTCAGAGGTCAAGCACAATATCAAAGCTAAGAAGGAACGAAGTAATGGTCCGCCAACGAAG GTAGTAATGCGGCGACTGCCTCCAACCATGACcgaggaagagtttatggaggccATCAATCCAGTGCCTGAGTATGACTACTTCACTTTCTGCCCTGCTGACAACAGCCTGGGTCCCAATGCCTTTACTCGGGCTTATATCAACTTTAAGAATTCTTCAGAGATCTTCAATTTCAGAGACAAGTTTGATGGATATGTGTTTGTGGATCAGAAAG GCAACGAGTTCCCAGCCATGGTAGAGTTTGCCCCATTCCAAAAGGTACCTAAGAGGATCGGCAGTAAGAAGAAGGATGCTCGCTGTGGCACTATTGACCAGGACCCAGACTACTTGGAATTCCTGGAGACTATTGCCAACCCAGAGACAGTCACTCTGCAGCCCTTGGAAGCTGTATTAGAAGAAATACAGGCACATGATAGAGAACTGAAGG CCAACAATGGATATTTGAAAGTGAAGACACCCTTACTGGAATACATTGAGCAGAGGAAAGCAGAAAAACtgagaagtaaagaggaaaagagggaagagagaaggaggaaagaatttgagagaaaaaaagcaaaagaagatgagaagaggaagaaaaaggaagtgaaggaacagaaggagatgaagaaaaaagatgagcaAAAAGAAGATGCCTCTGGggtcaag CTACAAGTACTGCAGCCAGAACGTGGCAAGGATGACAGCCAGGGGGATGTCCGACCAaccaggaaggagagagacagggagcgatatgagagagagaggcagcggagaatggaagaagaccagcagagaagagagagggaaaaggaaaaagtgaagtttAACCgcagagataaggaaaaggaacgaGAAGAGAG AATCAGGCGGCAGGAGGAAAAGTTCCGATTAAGGGATGAAGAGAGGCTgaggcagaaggaggaaggaaaggaagaccgAAATAGACACAAGGATGAAGGGCGAGATGATAGACTGAGGcacagagatgaagggagggaggatagaGTCAGAtacagagatgaaggaagagatgatagaATACGTCATAGAGATGATGGAAGAGATGATAGGACACgacacagagaggaaggaagagaagatcgaACAAGACACAGAGATGAAGGCAGGCatagagaagtgagagaggatcGAACAAGACACAGGGAGGAAGACTGGGAGGAGCAGAGTAAatataaggaagagggaagagaggaaaatgtgagACATAGAGAtgaaatgagggaggaaggaggtcaAGAGGGTCATCGTGTACATAAACCTGAAGGAGTCAAGTCTAAGCGgtacagtgaaggaaggaagaaagaagagaaggacagaaggatCAAGGAAGACAGAGGCAAGAGATATGAGGATGggcataaaataaaaagtacagATGATAATGGAACATCAGTAGAGGCAGATGATCAGCAAAGAGGCGAGTCAAACAGCAAGGATGGAGATGCAGGGGTAGGGATATCTGCAGAAAAAACAGTCacacagaagaagagagagaaagacccaAGAGTTGAGAGGAGAATCAGGAACAAG GACCGACCAGCCATGGCTCTCTACCGGCCAGGGCAGTCTCGCCTCAGTAGCCGAATGAGGAATGAACGAGAAGAGGGGGTGGATACCTCCTCATCTAGCCCCAGCCCTGTCATGCTGGATACAAAGAAGCCAGCACCACCCAAGAAAAAGGGAGCATCCACCCAGAAGAATGAAACTGGAGGTGACCACTGCAGTGACAGTCTGTCTACTGCTGACAATCAGAAAGATGACAATAGTGTTGCTCAGAGGGACAGTGGTGGGGAGGATAACAACAAGGATGAAtga